Proteins encoded in a region of the Sulfurimonas marina genome:
- a CDS encoding CZB domain-containing protein: MIDHVLFKTNAYASFSAGKVVSGSTDQHSCRFTKWYETEGKKLYGHTQSYKLALEPHEIIHNKIKESLECLKNNNLDECIEKKEKILSDFQQMEEASEKLFRLTEAMVEEA, translated from the coding sequence ATGATTGATCATGTACTTTTTAAAACAAATGCTTATGCTTCTTTTTCGGCAGGGAAAGTTGTGTCCGGCTCTACTGATCAACATAGTTGCCGTTTTACAAAATGGTATGAAACGGAAGGGAAAAAACTTTACGGTCATACGCAAAGTTATAAACTTGCACTCGAACCTCATGAAATTATACATAACAAAATAAAAGAATCTCTAGAGTGTTTAAAAAATAATAATTTAGATGAATGTATAGAGAAAAAAGAGAAGATCTTAAGCGATTTCCAACAGATGGAAGAAGCAAGTGAAAAACTCTTTAGACTCACAGAAGCTATGGTAGAGGAAGCATAG
- a CDS encoding CvfB family protein, with product MKLNSHLELGKLNTLRADRLTPHGIFLMAEDGKDVLLPQSYVTDEMKEDSLIEVFLYTDSEDRLIATTLQPKVMLDQFALLEVVDRAKFGAFLDWGLPKDLLCPSKLQKTPFIVGEKRFVKVVYDEKTHRLVASEKLGDFFDTRPKGLKPNQEVTVIPIQKTPLGYKCIVNDRYEGLIYHNEIFENIVIGENKTGYIKTVRKDGKLDLKLRASGSKGNNSTADKVYELLKENGGIMPYNYKSDAELIKDVFAMSKKEFKRTLTKLQEDNKIEVKDTGIYLKS from the coding sequence ATGAAACTAAACTCACACTTAGAACTCGGAAAACTCAACACACTTCGCGCAGACAGGCTTACACCGCATGGTATATTTTTAATGGCGGAAGATGGAAAAGATGTTTTGCTACCACAATCTTACGTTACAGATGAGATGAAAGAAGACTCTTTAATAGAAGTATTTCTCTATACAGACTCTGAAGACAGACTAATAGCTACAACTTTGCAACCAAAAGTGATGCTTGATCAATTTGCACTTTTAGAAGTTGTAGACAGAGCAAAATTCGGTGCATTTTTAGACTGGGGACTTCCAAAAGACCTATTATGTCCAAGCAAGCTGCAAAAAACACCTTTCATTGTAGGAGAAAAAAGATTTGTAAAAGTTGTTTATGACGAAAAAACACACAGACTTGTAGCTTCTGAAAAACTAGGTGACTTTTTTGATACAAGACCAAAAGGGCTCAAACCAAATCAGGAAGTGACTGTTATCCCTATACAAAAAACTCCTCTTGGTTATAAATGTATTGTAAATGATCGTTATGAGGGTTTAATCTATCACAATGAAATTTTTGAAAATATTGTAATAGGCGAGAATAAAACAGGGTATATAAAAACTGTTCGAAAAGATGGAAAGCTTGATCTTAAACTAAGAGCTAGCGGTTCTAAAGGTAACAATTCTACAGCTGATAAAGTATATGAACTTCTTAAAGAAAATGGTGGTATCATGCCTTATAACTATAAAAGCGATGCTGAACTAATCAAAGATGTATTTGCTATGAGTAAAAAAGAGTTTAAACGTACACTGACAAAACTTCAAGAAGATAACAAAATTGAAGTAAAAGATACAGGTATTTATCTAAAATCGTAA
- a CDS encoding arsenic transporter, translating into MLLAASIFLITLIFIIWQPKGLQIGTTAIIGAIVALLLGVVSFDDVKVVFDIIWDATLAFIGIIILSMVLDEIGFFEWAALKMAKLSNGSGTKIFFYSIILGAIVSALFANDGAALILTPILLAKMRILQLNAKTILAFLLAGGFISDSASLPFVFSNLTNIVTANYFDIGFKEYMLHMAVPYLVSVVVSMAVLYIILRKDIPKTVDIDLLKNPDDVLKSKTLFQFSWFFLALLLAGYFIGDSYNIPVSVFALGGGVIFLIIASAMKTVEPKHIIKEAPWQVVWFSLGLYVVVYGLKNQGLTAEIAEVLTYLNTQSQFLAVVGTGFLSAFLSAIMNNMPTIMVMDIALEGIKNDAMIYANIIGCNLGPKMTPFGSLATLLWLHSLEKKGVQISFWSYSKFGLIVTPPVLFLVLVSMLPLP; encoded by the coding sequence ATGTTGCTCGCTGCATCTATCTTTTTAATAACACTCATCTTTATCATTTGGCAGCCAAAAGGTTTACAGATAGGTACTACTGCTATAATCGGTGCTATCGTAGCTTTACTACTAGGCGTAGTCTCTTTTGACGATGTAAAAGTTGTTTTTGATATTATCTGGGATGCTACTTTAGCATTCATAGGTATTATCATTCTTTCAATGGTACTTGATGAGATTGGATTTTTTGAGTGGGCTGCACTGAAGATGGCAAAACTCTCAAACGGTAGCGGGACAAAGATATTCTTTTACTCGATCATACTTGGAGCAATAGTCTCAGCTCTTTTTGCCAACGATGGAGCTGCACTAATCCTGACTCCTATTCTTTTAGCAAAAATGAGAATCCTGCAACTAAATGCTAAAACGATTTTAGCCTTCTTACTTGCAGGAGGATTTATTAGTGATAGTGCATCACTCCCTTTTGTGTTTTCAAATCTTACAAATATCGTAACAGCCAACTATTTTGACATAGGATTTAAAGAGTATATGCTTCATATGGCCGTGCCGTATCTTGTAAGTGTTGTTGTCTCTATGGCAGTTTTATATATTATTCTCAGAAAAGATATTCCAAAAACTGTGGACATCGATCTTTTGAAAAACCCTGATGATGTATTAAAGAGTAAAACTCTCTTTCAATTTAGCTGGTTCTTTTTAGCACTGTTACTTGCAGGATATTTTATTGGAGATAGTTACAACATTCCAGTATCTGTTTTTGCCCTTGGAGGAGGAGTAATTTTCTTAATTATTGCAAGTGCCATGAAAACTGTAGAACCAAAGCATATCATCAAAGAAGCACCGTGGCAGGTTGTTTGGTTTTCACTTGGACTTTATGTAGTAGTCTACGGTTTAAAAAATCAGGGACTTACAGCTGAAATAGCAGAAGTTCTTACTTACTTAAATACACAATCGCAATTTCTTGCGGTTGTAGGAACAGGTTTTTTATCTGCATTTTTATCTGCTATTATGAACAATATGCCGACAATTATGGTGATGGATATTGCCTTAGAGGGTATTAAAAACGATGCGATGATCTATGCAAATATTATCGGTTGTAATTTGGGGCCGAAAATGACACCTTTTGGTTCTTTAGCGACATTACTGTGGTTACACTCTCTAGAGAAAAAAGGAGTTCAAATAAGCTTCTGGTCTTATTCAAAATTCGGACTTATTGTCACTCCTCCGGTACTCTTCTTAGTCCTTGTTTCTATGCTTCCTCTACCATAG
- a CDS encoding PAS domain-containing protein has translation MAELMFQDDELIVSKTDTQGKILYGNELFLKLAGYTEQELLNSPHNIIRHPKMPRVIFKLLWETVQQGKEINAYVMNRAKNGDHYWVLANVTPSYDANQNIVGFYSVRRKPTNKALDVIIPLYERLYQAEKSGGVSASQKILDAVIAENGGRYDRFILSL, from the coding sequence ATGGCAGAGTTAATGTTTCAAGATGATGAATTGATAGTTTCAAAAACAGATACACAAGGAAAAATTCTTTACGGAAATGAATTGTTCCTGAAACTGGCAGGTTATACTGAACAAGAGTTATTAAACTCCCCTCACAATATTATTAGACATCCAAAAATGCCGAGAGTAATTTTTAAATTATTATGGGAAACAGTTCAGCAAGGAAAAGAGATTAATGCATATGTAATGAATCGTGCTAAAAACGGCGATCATTATTGGGTACTGGCCAACGTCACCCCATCTTATGATGCAAATCAAAATATTGTAGGATTTTATTCTGTAAGAAGAAAGCCTACTAACAAAGCACTGGATGTAATTATCCCACTTTATGAACGTTTATATCAAGCGGAGAAAAGTGGAGGTGTAAGTGCATCACAGAAAATTTTAGATGCCGTAATAGCGGAGAATGGAGGCAGGTATGACAGATTTATCTTATCTCTCTAG
- a CDS encoding WGR domain-containing protein, whose translation MLLLKNSNEKIYYYKINVYQTLFGDYLIQREYGGINNNNPTNTIKCYAESKKEALCKVLDIMVDKKQLGYLKVS comes from the coding sequence ATGTTATTATTAAAAAACTCAAATGAAAAGATATACTATTATAAAATTAATGTGTATCAGACGCTCTTTGGAGACTATCTGATTCAAAGAGAGTATGGAGGGATAAATAATAACAATCCGACCAATACGATCAAGTGCTATGCTGAGTCAAAAAAAGAGGCACTTTGCAAAGTGCTAGATATTATGGTTGATAAAAAGCAGTTGGGTTACCTCAAAGTATCTTAG